The following coding sequences lie in one Xanthomonas hyacinthi genomic window:
- a CDS encoding HD domain-containing protein has protein sequence MSESMPPLTLPDAQWAQLQAAYATPPRAYHHFGHVQAVLGHYAEVAAALGWRQPREVYLAVLYHDAVYQAGRDDNEAQSARLAQAAIAQWLPDAGLDAARVAALIELTARHGQLSAAAVDAEAALFLDCDMAILGADPAAFAAYDRAIAEEYRGVVPGWLYRRKRRAFLKTVLAQPRIFLSDWFHARYDAAARANLRQVIG, from the coding sequence ATGAGCGAATCGATGCCGCCGCTGACCCTGCCCGACGCGCAATGGGCGCAGCTGCAGGCGGCCTACGCCACGCCGCCGCGCGCCTATCACCACTTCGGCCACGTGCAGGCGGTGCTGGGCCACTACGCCGAGGTCGCCGCCGCGCTGGGCTGGCGGCAGCCGCGCGAGGTCTATCTGGCGGTGCTCTATCACGACGCGGTGTACCAGGCCGGGCGCGACGACAACGAGGCGCAATCGGCGCGCCTGGCGCAGGCGGCGATCGCGCAGTGGCTGCCCGACGCCGGGCTGGACGCGGCGCGCGTGGCCGCGCTGATCGAACTGACCGCGCGCCACGGGCAACTGTCCGCCGCCGCGGTGGATGCCGAGGCGGCGCTGTTCCTGGACTGCGACATGGCCATCCTCGGCGCCGATCCGGCCGCGTTCGCCGCCTACGATCGCGCCATCGCCGAGGAGTATCGCGGCGTGGTGCCGGGCTGGCTGTACCGGCGCAAGCGCCGCGCGTTCCTGAAGACGGTGCTGGCGCAGCCGCGCATCTTTCTCAGCGACTGGTTCCATGCGCGCTACGACGCGGCGGCGCGCGCCAACCTGCGCCAGGTGATCGGCTGA
- a CDS encoding virulence factor family protein: MWGCALAGLAAAAAASAAPAVPAVAPVAVPERLSHGRFEQIPVLLPQGDAQRVVLWFAGGRHGEAARARQIEALRHDGAMVAVIDSAHLQAVLARIPGTCGFSAGDVENFSRYVQAYYHMPTYHLPLLVGDGDGAALAYAVAAQAPRHLLAGLVTEDFCPVQVLDDQICGAGITAPARALQPASLPLPWLVAAAAQPAPRCSQQRDGFVQKVTQARQFRRSASGDPLPGLRAAVRSLSAQRGVSLPPTPVDLAGLPVVEVPAAAVPVAAGAAAAGNDHGQVFAIFVSGDGGWAGLDQQVAGALAEAGIPVVGVDSLRYFWSERTPQGFATDLDRIYRHYSRLWQRGRVLLIGFSQGADVLPAAYNQLPPPMRAQVQATALLSLGKTADYEFHVSNWISSGDDGLPIAPEVAKMPGAQTLCIYGEDDDDSVCPDLPHGAAQLVKLPGDHHFKGDYAELAKQILQRID, from the coding sequence ATGTGGGGATGTGCGTTGGCCGGGCTGGCCGCAGCGGCTGCCGCCTCGGCGGCGCCTGCGGTGCCGGCGGTTGCACCGGTCGCGGTCCCGGAAAGGCTCAGCCATGGCCGCTTCGAGCAGATCCCGGTGCTGTTGCCGCAGGGCGATGCGCAGCGCGTGGTGCTGTGGTTCGCCGGCGGCAGGCATGGCGAGGCCGCGCGCGCGCGCCAGATCGAGGCGCTGCGCCACGACGGCGCGATGGTCGCGGTGATCGACAGCGCGCACTTGCAGGCGGTGTTGGCCAGGATCCCCGGCACCTGCGGTTTTTCCGCCGGCGACGTGGAGAACTTCTCGCGCTACGTGCAGGCCTACTACCACATGCCCACCTACCACCTGCCGCTGCTGGTCGGCGACGGCGACGGCGCCGCGCTGGCCTATGCGGTCGCGGCGCAGGCGCCCAGGCATCTGTTGGCCGGCCTGGTCACCGAGGATTTCTGCCCGGTGCAGGTGCTCGACGACCAGATCTGCGGCGCCGGCATCACCGCGCCGGCACGCGCGCTGCAGCCGGCATCGCTGCCGCTGCCGTGGCTGGTGGCGGCCGCCGCCCAGCCGGCGCCGCGCTGCAGCCAGCAGCGCGATGGGTTCGTGCAGAAGGTGACGCAGGCGCGGCAGTTCCGCCGCAGCGCCAGCGGCGATCCGCTGCCCGGGCTGCGCGCGGCGGTGCGCTCGCTCAGCGCGCAGCGCGGGGTCAGCCTGCCGCCGACGCCGGTCGACCTGGCCGGGCTGCCGGTGGTTGAGGTGCCTGCCGCCGCGGTGCCGGTCGCGGCCGGCGCCGCGGCGGCAGGCAACGACCACGGCCAGGTGTTCGCGATCTTCGTCTCCGGCGACGGCGGCTGGGCCGGACTCGACCAGCAGGTCGCCGGCGCGCTGGCCGAGGCCGGCATCCCGGTGGTCGGCGTGGACTCGCTGCGCTACTTCTGGAGCGAGCGCACCCCGCAAGGCTTCGCCACCGACCTGGACCGGATCTACCGCCACTACAGCCGCCTGTGGCAGCGCGGGCGGGTGCTGCTGATCGGCTTTTCGCAGGGCGCCGACGTATTGCCGGCGGCCTACAACCAGTTGCCGCCGCCGATGCGCGCGCAGGTGCAGGCCACCGCGCTGCTGTCGCTGGGCAAGACCGCCGACTACGAATTCCACGTCTCCAACTGGATCAGTTCCGGCGACGACGGCCTGCCGATCGCCCCGGAAGTGGCGAAGATGCCGGGCGCGCAGACCCTGTGCATCTATGGCGAGGACGACGACGACAGCGTCTGCCCGGACCTGCCGCATGGCGCTGCGCAACTGGTGAAGCTGCCCGGCGACCACCACTTCAAGGGCGACTACGCGGAACTGGCCAAGCAGATCCTGCAGCGGATCGATTGA
- the mprF gene encoding bifunctional lysylphosphatidylglycerol flippase/synthetase MprF, with protein MTDAAPPVVPSSAGWRRALPVLFSLAILALALRALATEFSTHGYAAIRHAFNQLGIGQIALALLLGLSSYACLIGFDAVGLHRSGRKLHPLRIGVTAFLAHAVGQTLGFAALTGGAVRLRGYGRVGLSLAEIGQVVLMSTLGFVFGAWLLLALALALEPAAAALALPLGAPAVRVFGIALLAGFGLMLLLAGREGRTLRWRDHELWLPDRRTALGVTLLSVVELGLASAAFYVLLPNESGIEFVGFVGLYLVAVVAGLMSTVPAGLGVFEWSLLTLLPGVAPAAVLAAALIYRITYYVVPLLLSVLMAAVSGLRRPLAASAGGVRVAWGTLRPWLPQIIAMAVFAVGAALVIDGTLPTPKRRLGMAPLSIVETSHLLASLGGVVLLLIGQGLQRRSHAAWVLAIGICVLLPLPAWLRGGHASVALSSLVVAAGLWGARREFYRQGALLDEAWSLPWIRNLGLVLIATVWLLFFVYSHVEYQNELWWQFATSANAPRALRAVLLVSVAVVVFGLARLLHSTRSPLPAAAAAQLDALAPVLAAATDTQACLVLTGDKALLPDESGQGFLMMQRYGGSLVAMGDPVGPPEVARALIWRFREEADRMGLRPVFYQVGEQHWQTYLDLGLTLVKLGEEAIVSLEDFHLEGRDRADLRQAWNRGKRSGLSFRIVPLEQIDALMPVLADVSQQWLEEKAGEEKGFSLGSFDPAYLRRFPVAVVEAEGKVVAFANLWQAPAGHELSVDLMRHIADAPKGTMDFLFIELFLWGRAQGYKRFSLGMAPLSGLAQHRLAGRWNRFGNLIVRHGERFYGFTGLRRFKSKFAPAWRTRYLAAPGGMHLPAALLDVTRLISLDPRKPE; from the coding sequence ATGACCGACGCCGCACCTCCCGTTGTCCCCTCCTCCGCTGGCTGGCGCCGTGCGCTGCCGGTGCTGTTCAGCCTGGCGATCCTGGCGCTGGCGCTGCGCGCGCTGGCCACCGAGTTCAGCACCCATGGCTATGCCGCGATCCGTCATGCCTTCAACCAGCTCGGCATCGGCCAGATCGCGCTGGCCCTGCTGCTGGGGCTGAGCAGCTACGCCTGCCTGATCGGCTTCGACGCGGTCGGCCTGCACCGCAGCGGGCGCAAGCTGCATCCGCTGCGGATCGGCGTCACCGCGTTCCTGGCGCACGCGGTCGGCCAGACCCTGGGCTTTGCCGCACTCACCGGCGGGGCGGTGCGCCTGCGCGGCTACGGCCGGGTCGGGCTGAGCCTGGCCGAGATCGGCCAGGTGGTGCTGATGAGCACGCTCGGCTTCGTGTTCGGCGCCTGGCTGCTGCTGGCGCTGGCGCTGGCGCTGGAACCGGCGGCGGCAGCGCTGGCGCTGCCGCTCGGCGCGCCGGCGGTGCGCGTGTTCGGCATCGCGCTGCTGGCCGGCTTCGGCCTGATGCTGCTGCTGGCCGGGCGCGAAGGCCGCACCCTGCGCTGGCGCGATCACGAACTGTGGCTGCCGGACCGGCGCACCGCGCTCGGCGTGACCTTGCTCAGCGTGGTCGAACTGGGCCTGGCCAGCGCCGCGTTCTACGTGCTGCTGCCGAACGAATCGGGGATCGAGTTCGTCGGCTTCGTCGGCCTGTACCTGGTCGCGGTGGTGGCCGGGTTGATGTCGACCGTGCCGGCCGGGCTGGGCGTGTTCGAGTGGAGCCTGCTCACGCTGCTGCCCGGCGTGGCCCCGGCCGCGGTGCTGGCCGCGGCGCTGATCTACCGCATCACCTACTACGTGGTGCCGCTGCTGCTGTCGGTGCTGATGGCCGCGGTCTCGGGCCTGCGCCGGCCGCTGGCGGCCAGCGCGGGCGGGGTGCGCGTGGCCTGGGGCACGCTGCGCCCGTGGCTGCCGCAGATCATCGCCATGGCGGTGTTCGCGGTCGGCGCGGCGCTGGTCATCGACGGCACCCTGCCGACGCCGAAACGGCGCCTGGGCATGGCGCCGCTGTCGATCGTGGAAACCTCGCACCTGCTGGCCAGCCTCGGCGGCGTGGTGCTGCTGCTGATCGGCCAGGGCCTGCAACGGCGCAGCCATGCGGCGTGGGTGCTGGCGATCGGCATCTGCGTGCTGCTGCCGCTGCCGGCCTGGCTGCGCGGCGGCCACGCTTCGGTGGCGCTGTCCTCGCTGGTGGTGGCGGCCGGGTTGTGGGGCGCGCGCCGCGAGTTCTACCGGCAGGGCGCACTGCTCGACGAGGCCTGGTCGCTGCCGTGGATCCGCAACCTGGGCCTGGTGTTGATCGCCACGGTGTGGCTGCTGTTCTTCGTCTACAGCCACGTCGAATACCAGAACGAGCTGTGGTGGCAGTTCGCCACCTCGGCCAATGCGCCGCGGGCGCTGCGCGCGGTGTTGCTGGTCAGCGTGGCGGTGGTGGTGTTCGGGCTGGCGCGGCTGCTGCACAGCACGCGCTCGCCGCTGCCGGCGGCCGCCGCGGCGCAGCTGGACGCGCTGGCGCCGGTGCTGGCCGCGGCTACCGATACCCAGGCCTGCCTGGTGCTGACCGGCGACAAGGCGCTGCTGCCCGACGAGAGCGGCCAGGGCTTCTTGATGATGCAGCGCTACGGCGGCTCGCTGGTGGCGATGGGCGATCCGGTAGGGCCGCCGGAGGTCGCGCGGGCGCTGATCTGGCGGTTCCGCGAGGAAGCCGACCGCATGGGCCTGCGCCCGGTGTTCTACCAGGTCGGCGAGCAGCACTGGCAGACCTACCTGGACCTGGGCCTGACCCTGGTCAAGCTCGGCGAGGAAGCGATAGTGTCGCTGGAAGACTTCCACCTGGAGGGCCGCGACCGCGCCGACCTGCGCCAGGCCTGGAACCGCGGCAAGCGCAGCGGGCTGAGCTTCCGCATCGTGCCGCTGGAGCAGATCGACGCGCTGATGCCGGTGCTGGCCGACGTCTCCCAGCAGTGGCTGGAGGAAAAGGCCGGCGAGGAGAAAGGCTTCTCGCTGGGCAGCTTCGACCCGGCCTATTTGCGCCGCTTCCCGGTCGCGGTGGTCGAGGCCGAGGGCAAGGTCGTGGCCTTCGCCAATCTATGGCAGGCGCCGGCCGGGCACGAGCTGTCGGTGGACCTGATGCGGCACATCGCCGATGCGCCGAAGGGCACCATGGATTTCCTGTTCATCGAACTGTTCCTGTGGGGCCGCGCGCAGGGCTACAAGCGCTTCTCGCTGGGCATGGCGCCGCTGTCGGGCCTGGCCCAGCACCGCCTGGCCGGACGCTGGAACCGCTTCGGCAACCTGATCGTGCGCCACGGCGAGCGCTTCTACGGCTTCACCGGCCTGCGCCGCTTCAAGTCCAAGTTCGCGCCGGCCTGGCGCACCCGCTACCTGGCCGCCCCCGGCGGCATGCATCTGCCCGCGGCACTGCTGGACGTGACGCGGCTGATTTCGCTGGATCCCAGGAAGCCCGAGTAG
- a CDS encoding oxidoreductase-like domain-containing protein gives MSDPAPADPCPQPPQPPLPSDCCDSGCPLCVHDLYNEELERYRQALAAWRLRHAGVGPGA, from the coding sequence ATGTCCGATCCCGCTCCCGCCGATCCGTGCCCGCAGCCGCCGCAGCCGCCCTTGCCCAGCGACTGCTGCGACAGCGGCTGTCCACTGTGCGTGCACGACCTGTACAACGAGGAACTGGAGCGCTATCGGCAGGCGCTGGCGGCCTGGCGGTTGCGTCATGCGGGGGTCGGTCCGGGCGCGTGA